A genome region from Dolichospermum compactum NIES-806 includes the following:
- a CDS encoding fimbrial biogenesis chaperone, producing MFTLSSRLKLLLFPSLFLGLCFKTSQANASNYSVSPINVVLSPRVSTALLKLRNQDTSAASFQFKVFKWEQNAQGEDKLTPTEDIILFPSLLSVESQGERQIRLGSKVPINTVEKTYRLIVEELPTKTSQPTQNAIQVLTNLSIPIFLQPSQINQSGKMGQLAIKKGNLSFEINNTGNVNLRPQQITVQGLSATGEKIIETAVNSWYILAGNTKSYSVGLPPKEKYNGVKKLVVEVKTAKTTFKETLDTPQGACAAAYPP from the coding sequence GTGTTTACCCTCAGTTCCCGCTTAAAATTACTGCTGTTTCCCAGCCTATTTCTGGGCTTATGTTTTAAAACATCCCAAGCCAACGCAAGTAATTATAGCGTTAGTCCCATTAATGTTGTTCTTTCTCCCAGAGTTTCCACTGCTCTGCTGAAATTACGTAATCAGGATACCAGTGCTGCCAGCTTTCAATTCAAAGTATTCAAATGGGAACAAAATGCCCAAGGAGAAGACAAACTCACTCCTACTGAAGATATTATTCTGTTTCCATCTCTACTTTCCGTAGAATCCCAAGGAGAACGGCAAATTAGACTCGGTTCTAAAGTTCCCATTAATACTGTCGAAAAAACTTACCGATTGATTGTGGAAGAACTACCGACAAAAACCAGTCAACCCACCCAGAATGCCATCCAAGTCTTAACTAATTTAAGTATTCCTATTTTTCTACAACCGAGCCAAATCAACCAGTCAGGAAAAATGGGACAACTAGCAATCAAAAAAGGTAATTTATCTTTTGAGATTAATAATACTGGTAATGTCAATCTTCGTCCACAGCAAATAACAGTGCAAGGACTAAGTGCCACAGGGGAAAAAATCATTGAAACTGCTGTTAATAGTTGGTATATTTTAGCGGGTAATACTAAATCCTACAGTGTAGGATTACCACCCAAGGAAAAATATAATGGGGTCAAGAAACTGGTAGTGGAAGTAAAAACTGCAAAAACCACCTTTAAAGAGACCCTAGATACTCCCCAGGGCGCTTGTGCTGCTGCTTACCCCCCTTAG
- a CDS encoding DUF6464 family protein — protein sequence MEPNSLPTEIILTHPRQSLGKLQLDWTPQPGNYLDFEGKTYAVLERCHRYQLRGGRYSLHNIAIYVQKAQRPEEKSLVEGRWVIGDATCNYNALSEIMRCAVNPEGPCKSCRFYEN from the coding sequence ATGGAGCCAAATTCCTTACCGACTGAGATAATTTTGACACATCCGCGTCAGTCTCTTGGTAAATTACAACTTGATTGGACTCCCCAACCGGGAAACTATCTTGATTTTGAGGGAAAAACCTACGCAGTTTTAGAGCGTTGTCATAGATATCAGCTTAGAGGAGGACGCTATAGTTTACACAATATCGCTATTTATGTCCAAAAAGCGCAAAGACCGGAAGAAAAAAGTTTGGTAGAGGGACGTTGGGTTATCGGTGATGCTACCTGTAACTATAATGCTCTTTCAGAAATTATGCGTTGTGCTGTTAACCCAGAAGGACCATGCAAATCCTGCCGGTTTTATGAAAATTAG
- a CDS encoding COP23 domain-containing protein, translating to MKLKPILQILSGLTITPIIALAVHQPSYAGEKYDCDTSTKDPITYVRTNRGREPMLLWQSNYFRTSKQERCRIVSDRLQRYDDNKMIPYLTSRKNINGYPVLCIVDRVRGNCLKEDVVVTLQPGTDSGRVLRQIKYFRRGAAGARPVPLSGSKTMFYEDGDFYINLNEILEEEN from the coding sequence ATGAAACTTAAACCAATTCTGCAAATACTTTCAGGACTCACCATCACCCCCATTATCGCCTTAGCTGTACATCAACCCAGCTATGCAGGGGAAAAATATGACTGCGATACCAGCACTAAAGACCCTATCACCTATGTTCGCACAAATCGCGGACGTGAACCAATGCTACTTTGGCAAAGTAACTATTTTCGTACTTCTAAGCAAGAACGCTGTCGCATCGTTAGCGATAGATTACAGAGATACGATGATAATAAAATGATACCGTATCTCACATCTAGAAAAAACATAAATGGATATCCCGTGCTGTGTATAGTTGATAGAGTGCGTGGTAACTGCCTCAAGGAAGATGTAGTTGTTACTCTTCAACCTGGTACTGATTCTGGAAGAGTTTTGAGACAGATAAAATATTTCCGTCGAGGTGCTGCTGGTGCAAGACCTGTACCCTTGAGTGGTAGTAAAACTATGTTCTATGAAGATGGTGATTTTTACATTAACCTGAATGAAATTTTAGAAGAAGAAAATTAA
- a CDS encoding Uma2 family endonuclease, translating to MVQVLQKPVTFAEFADWKPDGERYELHNGVIVEMSQPLGPHEDIIGFLIEELVTEYKRLKLSYSIPKQALVKPPESESGYVPDILLLNKTNLVNEPLWQKQSTVTQAASIPLIVEVVSTNWRDDYLTKLRDYEEIGIPEYWIIDYLGLGGTRYIGSPKQPTISIYLLIESEYQVRQFRNDEKIISSTFPDLNLTAQQIFQSGNT from the coding sequence ATGGTTCAAGTTTTACAAAAACCAGTAACCTTTGCAGAATTTGCAGATTGGAAACCAGATGGAGAACGCTATGAACTGCATAATGGAGTAATTGTGGAAATGTCACAACCATTAGGACCACATGAAGATATCATAGGATTCTTGATAGAAGAATTAGTAACTGAGTACAAACGACTGAAGTTATCTTATTCCATTCCCAAGCAAGCATTAGTCAAACCACCTGAAAGCGAATCAGGTTATGTACCAGATATTTTATTATTAAACAAAACTAATTTAGTCAATGAACCTCTGTGGCAAAAACAATCAACTGTAACTCAAGCTGCTTCTATTCCCTTAATTGTTGAGGTTGTTAGTACAAATTGGCGTGATGACTACTTAACTAAATTACGAGATTATGAAGAGATTGGCATTCCTGAATATTGGATTATTGATTATTTAGGTTTAGGAGGTACTCGTTATATAGGTAGTCCTAAACAACCTACTATATCTATTTACTTATTAATTGAAAGTGAGTATCAAGTAAGGCAATTTAGAAATGATGAAAAGATCATATCATCAACTTTTCCAGATTTGAATTTGACTGCTCAACAGATTTTTCAATCTGGTAATACCTGA
- the glmS gene encoding glutamine--fructose-6-phosphate transaminase (isomerizing), whose protein sequence is MCGIVGYIGTQTATDILLAGLEKLEYRGYDSAGIATILEGDVHCVRAKGKLLNLRSKLEQIENPSQIGIGHTRWATHGKPEEYNAHPHLDTGLRIAVVQNGIIENYRELRESLKALGHEFRSETDTEVIPHLIAECFKNSPQSSTSPSVFLDAVREAVSKLEGAYAVAVISADYPDELIVVRQQAPLVIGFGQGEFFCASDTPAIVPYTRAVLSLENGEIARLTPLGVEVYNFAGNRLKKHPRTLNWNPIMVEKQGFKHFMLKEIYEQPGVVRDCLEAYFSTVENGEITAESPVKLDLPAEFYADLEQVQIVACGTSWHAALVGKYLLEQLAGIPTQVQYASEFRYAPSPLTANTLTIGVTQSGETADTLAALAMEKERRQGKESKYQARLLGITNRPESSLGNMVANIINTHGGIEIGVAATKTFIAQLMAFYALALDLAYRRQEISDSRFEEILTGLRQLPGEIEAILETQERYIEHLVHDFSETKDFIFIGRGINFPIALEGALKLKEISYIHAEGYPAGEMKHGPIALLDAKVPVVAIAVPGNVYEKVISNAQEAKARDSRLIGVTSVKDGEAAEIFNDLIPVSEVEEILSPILTVIPLQLLAYHIAARRGLDVDQPRNLAKSVTVE, encoded by the coding sequence ATGTGTGGAATAGTTGGATATATAGGCACTCAGACAGCGACAGATATTTTACTGGCTGGATTAGAGAAATTAGAATATAGAGGTTACGATTCGGCGGGAATTGCCACTATTTTGGAAGGTGACGTGCATTGTGTGCGGGCTAAGGGTAAATTACTCAATTTGCGTTCTAAACTAGAACAAATCGAAAATCCTTCCCAAATTGGGATTGGTCATACGCGCTGGGCAACTCATGGTAAACCGGAAGAGTACAATGCCCATCCTCATTTAGATACGGGGCTGCGAATAGCTGTTGTACAAAATGGGATTATTGAGAATTATCGAGAGTTGCGAGAAAGTTTAAAGGCGTTAGGACATGAATTTCGCTCGGAAACAGATACAGAGGTAATTCCTCATTTGATTGCTGAGTGTTTCAAAAATTCTCCTCAAAGTTCTACTTCTCCTTCGGTGTTTTTAGACGCGGTGCGAGAAGCTGTAAGTAAATTAGAGGGGGCTTATGCTGTTGCCGTTATTTCTGCTGATTATCCTGATGAGTTGATTGTAGTTCGTCAACAAGCACCTTTAGTGATTGGGTTTGGACAGGGTGAGTTTTTCTGTGCTTCCGATACGCCGGCGATTGTTCCTTATACCCGCGCTGTGTTGTCCCTAGAGAACGGTGAAATTGCTCGTTTGACTCCTTTAGGGGTGGAAGTCTATAACTTTGCGGGAAATCGCTTGAAAAAGCATCCTCGGACTTTGAACTGGAATCCCATTATGGTGGAAAAGCAGGGATTCAAACATTTTATGCTCAAGGAAATTTATGAGCAACCGGGGGTAGTCCGGGATTGTTTAGAGGCTTATTTCTCAACGGTGGAGAATGGAGAAATTACTGCGGAATCACCGGTGAAATTGGATTTACCAGCGGAATTTTACGCAGATTTAGAACAAGTTCAAATTGTTGCCTGTGGTACAAGTTGGCACGCGGCATTGGTGGGTAAATATCTATTAGAACAGTTGGCAGGAATTCCAACTCAGGTACAATATGCTTCAGAGTTTCGATATGCGCCTTCACCATTAACGGCTAATACTTTGACAATTGGGGTTACACAATCTGGTGAAACTGCTGATACTTTGGCGGCTTTGGCGATGGAAAAAGAACGCCGACAAGGGAAAGAATCTAAGTATCAAGCGCGACTTTTGGGGATTACTAATCGCCCGGAAAGTAGTTTGGGTAATATGGTGGCGAATATTATCAATACTCATGGGGGAATTGAAATTGGTGTAGCGGCGACGAAAACTTTTATAGCGCAATTGATGGCGTTTTATGCTTTGGCGTTAGATTTGGCTTATCGTCGTCAGGAGATTAGTGATTCGAGATTTGAGGAAATTCTCACGGGTTTACGGCAGTTACCAGGGGAAATTGAGGCGATTTTAGAAACTCAAGAACGTTATATTGAACATTTGGTACATGATTTCTCAGAGACAAAAGATTTTATCTTTATTGGTAGGGGAATTAATTTCCCGATCGCGTTAGAAGGGGCTTTAAAATTAAAGGAAATTAGCTATATTCACGCCGAAGGTTATCCAGCGGGAGAAATGAAACATGGACCGATCGCTCTATTAGATGCTAAAGTGCCAGTGGTGGCGATCGCTGTTCCTGGTAATGTATATGAAAAGGTAATTTCTAATGCCCAAGAAGCAAAAGCCAGAGATTCCCGATTGATTGGTGTAACTTCTGTGAAAGATGGTGAAGCGGCGGAAATCTTTAATGATTTAATTCCGGTTTCGGAAGTTGAGGAAATTCTTTCGCCAATTCTCACAGTAATACCATTGCAATTGTTAGCTTATCATATTGCTGCCCGACGAGGTTTGGATGTAGATCAGCCAAGGAATTTGGCGAAGTCGGTAACAGTTGAATAA
- a CDS encoding RNA-guided endonuclease InsQ/TnpB family protein: MNVPHPNLQIKTFFDLLVHFSDRYQIDNPKFSTNKKARRTLKIRQRRVNRKVKGSKNRKKAANKVGRFHKKITDKRTAYQWSVANTIVSRKVDAIALEDLNISGMLRRCKVKTDEKTGRFLKNGQSRKKGLNRSISDASWSDLILKIEYLAVKQGKVVIKINPKYSSQECRNCGHTDKSNRDGEKFICTECGYHEHADIGAAKTIRDRGFKTCIERSRNIVRGDSAKLAL; encoded by the coding sequence GTGAACGTACCTCACCCCAATCTACAAATCAAGACTTTTTTCGATTTGCTTGTCCATTTCTCCGACAGATATCAAATTGATAATCCTAAATTCTCAACCAATAAAAAAGCTAGACGCACTTTAAAAATTAGACAGCGACGGGTTAATCGTAAAGTCAAGGGTAGTAAGAATCGTAAAAAAGCAGCTAATAAAGTAGGACGGTTTCACAAAAAGATTACAGATAAACGGACTGCTTATCAATGGAGTGTTGCTAATACAATAGTTTCTAGAAAGGTTGATGCTATTGCCTTAGAAGATTTAAACATCTCCGGTATGTTGAGGCGTTGCAAAGTTAAAACCGATGAAAAAACAGGGAGATTTTTAAAGAATGGCCAGTCTAGAAAAAAAGGATTAAACCGTTCTATTTCTGATGCAAGTTGGAGTGATTTGATTTTAAAAATTGAGTATCTCGCTGTGAAGCAAGGAAAAGTTGTAATTAAAATTAATCCTAAATACTCCAGTCAAGAATGCAGAAATTGTGGGCATACTGATAAGTCAAACCGTGATGGTGAGAAATTCATTTGTACGGAATGCGGATATCACGAACACGCCGATATTGGTGCTGCAAAGACTATCAGAGATAGAGGTTTCAAAACTTGTATTGAGCGAAGTCGAAATATAGTACGTGGGGACTCCGCGAAACTTGCTCTTTAA
- the fmt gene encoding methionyl-tRNA formyltransferase has protein sequence MKVVFFGTPDFAIPTLKKLLESSDFQVLAVITQPDKRRERGNKLTPSPVKALATDHHIPVWQPERVKKDVETLTQLKQMEADVFVVIAYGQILSKKILDMPKLGCVNVHGSILPQYRGAAPIQWSIYNGEKETGITTMLMDKGMDTGDMLLKANTPIDLLDNAQILAEKLAIAGADLLIETLYKLERQEITPTPQDHTIATYASLIQKLDYELDWAKSAIQLHNQIRGFYPNCITSFRNQQLKITATVPIEAAYIQELPEQLQEKINKIPNLSTISGQPGEVVNITKGLGAIVQTGTGLLLLREVQLTGKRPQSGWDFVNGTRLTVGEVMGNG, from the coding sequence TTTTGGCACTCCAGATTTTGCAATTCCCACTTTAAAAAAACTCTTGGAAAGCAGTGATTTTCAGGTACTTGCTGTAATTACTCAACCAGATAAACGCCGAGAACGTGGGAATAAACTGACACCTTCACCCGTGAAAGCCTTAGCTACAGATCATCATATTCCAGTGTGGCAACCAGAAAGAGTCAAAAAAGATGTTGAAACCTTAACACAACTCAAGCAAATGGAAGCTGATGTGTTTGTAGTCATTGCCTATGGACAAATATTGTCTAAAAAGATATTAGATATGCCAAAGCTGGGTTGTGTCAACGTACATGGATCAATTCTCCCTCAATATCGGGGGGCTGCGCCAATTCAGTGGAGTATCTACAATGGCGAGAAAGAAACCGGGATCACAACTATGCTGATGGATAAAGGCATGGATACAGGTGATATGCTCCTAAAAGCAAATACACCGATTGATTTACTAGATAATGCTCAGATTTTAGCGGAAAAGTTAGCGATCGCTGGTGCAGATTTACTCATAGAAACCCTATATAAACTAGAACGCCAAGAAATCACACCAACTCCTCAAGATCATACCATAGCCACTTACGCATCCTTGATTCAAAAGCTAGACTATGAATTAGACTGGGCAAAAAGCGCCATCCAATTACACAATCAAATTCGTGGCTTTTATCCTAACTGTATTACCAGTTTCCGCAACCAACAATTGAAAATCACCGCTACTGTTCCCATAGAGGCTGCGTATATTCAAGAATTACCAGAGCAGTTACAAGAAAAAATAAACAAAATACCTAACTTATCAACGATATCAGGTCAACCGGGAGAAGTAGTAAACATTACAAAAGGACTAGGGGCAATTGTCCAAACAGGGACAGGTTTATTGCTGTTGCGAGAAGTGCAATTAACAGGTAAACGTCCCCAATCAGGATGGGATTTTGTCAATGGGACTCGATTAACTGTTGGGGAGGTAATGGGTAATGGGTAA
- the psaC gene encoding photosystem I iron-sulfur center protein PsaC — MSHTVKIYDTCIGCTQCVRACPTDVLEMVPWDGCKAAQVAASPRTEDCVGCKRCETACPTDFLSIRVYLGAETTRSMGLAY, encoded by the coding sequence ATGTCTCATACCGTAAAAATCTACGACACCTGCATTGGCTGTACACAATGCGTCCGCGCTTGTCCTACTGACGTACTAGAAATGGTTCCTTGGGATGGCTGTAAGGCTGCTCAAGTGGCTGCTTCTCCCCGCACTGAAGACTGTGTAGGTTGTAAGCGTTGTGAAACTGCTTGCCCCACCGACTTTTTGAGTATTCGCGTTTATTTAGGCGCTGAAACAACTCGCAGCATGGGCTTGGCTTACTAA
- a CDS encoding S1 family peptidase → MLLPSLSFNRVSVEPIKQIAKSITVKILSKGFLGTGTLINKQGKIYTVITNDHVLNAAEPPYQIQTPDGRIYEAQVSQLVKFGDDDLGLLQFNSDQVYEIVSVGNSSALTVGDEVFASGFTSENKEIIFTNGNLSLLLDKPLEGGYQMGYTNDIYKGMSGGSLLNIQGELVGINGLHKNPLWEAPDLYIDGSQPCKPLQDMIIRSSWAIPIETVGRLAPKLVQLKLPQLFISPLESERYIDYTALQMQVEAAAAKSCNIKL, encoded by the coding sequence ATGTTATTACCCTCATTATCTTTTAATCGGGTTTCAGTTGAACCAATAAAGCAAATAGCAAAATCAATCACTGTTAAAATTCTGTCAAAAGGGTTTTTGGGAACAGGAACACTCATCAATAAACAAGGGAAAATTTATACTGTTATTACTAATGATCATGTATTAAACGCTGCTGAACCTCCTTATCAAATTCAAACTCCTGATGGTAGAATTTATGAGGCTCAAGTTTCCCAATTGGTGAAATTTGGAGATGATGATTTAGGCTTATTACAGTTTAATTCTGATCAAGTTTATGAAATTGTATCTGTGGGAAATTCATCTGCATTAACGGTAGGGGATGAAGTTTTTGCGAGTGGCTTTACCAGCGAAAATAAGGAGATAATTTTTACTAATGGTAATTTATCCCTATTACTTGATAAACCTTTAGAGGGAGGCTATCAAATGGGATATACCAATGATATTTATAAAGGTATGAGTGGGGGTTCATTATTGAATATTCAAGGTGAGTTGGTGGGTATTAATGGCTTACACAAAAATCCTTTATGGGAAGCGCCTGATTTATATATTGATGGTTCACAACCTTGTAAACCTTTACAGGATATGATCATTCGTTCTAGTTGGGCTATCCCGATAGAAACTGTAGGACGACTTGCTCCTAAATTGGTACAATTAAAACTACCTCAGTTGTTTATTTCACCTTTAGAATCGGAGAGGTATATTGATTATACAGCTTTGCAAATGCAGGTTGAAGCGGCGGCGGCTAAAAGTTGTAATATAAAATTGTGA
- a CDS encoding Csu type fimbrial protein has product MIRRFALASAILITAGYAAPAMAGTATSNITVSTTVIHSCSISTTPLAFGDYDPIVTHANTHLDATATVTTTCSNGGGTYIRLGQGANPTTGSTNVSPERRLKSSTNEYINYNIYQNSGRTTNWGNTLDTSPNPMGNGSAQVTTIYGRIPAGQTADDTTYSDTVVATVEW; this is encoded by the coding sequence ATGATTCGTCGTTTTGCTTTAGCTTCCGCCATCTTAATCACTGCCGGTTATGCCGCTCCAGCAATGGCAGGTACAGCAACAAGTAATATAACTGTCTCAACTACTGTTATTCATAGCTGCAGTATTTCTACGACTCCACTTGCATTTGGCGATTATGATCCAATCGTTACTCATGCCAACACTCACTTAGATGCAACAGCAACTGTAACTACAACTTGCAGTAATGGTGGGGGAACGTATATTAGGTTAGGACAAGGCGCAAATCCTACAACTGGGTCTACTAATGTCTCCCCAGAACGTAGGCTTAAGAGTTCTACTAATGAATATATCAATTATAACATTTACCAGAATTCAGGACGCACTACAAATTGGGGAAATACTCTTGATACTAGTCCGAACCCTATGGGAAATGGTAGTGCACAAGTTACTACTATTTACGGTAGAATCCCAGCTGGACAAACTGCTGATGACACTACTTACTCTGATACTGTAGTAGCTACAGTCGAATGGTAA
- a CDS encoding fimbria/pilus outer membrane usher protein, with protein MYVNNGWLLLLVSAWSFAVCSEVAAQEQNAILELTVNQVAKEAIFVILRPKDILVSLPDLEKAGLESFAGSRETINNETYVSLVSLSPQVSYIFDEKALTLSITAQPELLKSNSFNLGRQSQKNITYSQDTSVFFNYAFNSPVDIEKFNFNNYTFFGESGLSINKSLLYSSFSRKTNGSWLRGLTNFTLDNPRQITKWVVGDSFVSTGDLGGGMFMAGVSKSRDFGLNPNVIQQPTFSLSGVALTPSKVEVFVNGQRVNQTEVPPGRFQFDNLLLPSGSGSTKVVIRDALGREQVITSPFYFATGLLKPGLSDYSFNLGLRRFKLDSDNFNYGSPAFLGRYRQGITNSLTLGGRLEVASNLISGGSTLTTSLPFGALGLSLAVSSESGIPGAAAALTYSYSGRNIGFGGSVRLLSDRYANLSLTALDDRAKLENNAFISISPTRNLSLGLQYASSDFRDKGHSNRLALTSSLRLNSSADLSINLTRSNQPTQPTTNELFIGFNYTLGNARASINRQNTNGKTAINSTVSVQKSPPAGNGLGYRLQVNPNGEKIPGNGSIQYRAPFGVYELNLNRNNGKNSGSVNVSGSIIGIGNSVFLAPPVTQSFALIQVPGVRGVRGYSNNQEVGRTDSRGNLIVTNLRPYNGNNLKIQDEDIPLNYKIDANEKVITPPFRGGAVVRFPVQLIQSLVGTLSVETSGKTVIPSYGQLNITVNNQIINSPIGKEGDFYLDSVAPGKYPANVDYEGGICNFELTIPQSQEQMVNLGNLKCTIP; from the coding sequence ATGTATGTAAATAATGGCTGGTTGTTGCTGTTGGTTTCTGCTTGGAGTTTTGCAGTCTGTTCTGAGGTTGCTGCACAAGAACAAAATGCCATTTTGGAACTTACCGTTAATCAGGTGGCTAAAGAAGCAATTTTTGTGATTTTACGCCCCAAGGATATTCTTGTTAGTCTTCCCGATTTAGAAAAAGCCGGGTTAGAAAGTTTCGCTGGTAGTCGAGAAACCATTAATAATGAAACTTATGTTTCTCTGGTTTCATTATCTCCCCAGGTCAGCTATATTTTTGATGAAAAAGCCTTAACTCTAAGTATAACAGCCCAACCGGAATTATTAAAGAGTAACTCATTTAATTTAGGTCGTCAGTCACAAAAAAATATTACTTATAGTCAAGATACTAGTGTTTTCTTTAATTATGCTTTTAACTCACCTGTTGACATTGAAAAATTCAACTTCAACAATTATACATTTTTTGGAGAATCAGGATTAAGCATCAATAAAAGTTTACTTTATAGCAGTTTTTCCCGCAAAACTAATGGTTCTTGGCTGCGAGGTTTAACAAATTTCACCTTAGATAATCCCCGACAAATAACTAAATGGGTAGTTGGTGATTCCTTTGTCAGCACTGGCGATTTAGGGGGAGGAATGTTTATGGCTGGTGTGAGTAAATCACGGGATTTTGGACTAAATCCTAATGTCATTCAACAACCAACTTTTAGTTTATCTGGTGTAGCCTTAACACCTTCCAAAGTAGAGGTTTTTGTTAATGGACAAAGAGTAAATCAAACAGAAGTACCCCCCGGTCGCTTTCAATTTGATAATTTACTCCTACCCTCCGGTAGTGGTTCTACAAAAGTTGTAATTCGTGATGCTTTGGGTCGAGAACAGGTAATTACTTCACCTTTTTATTTTGCTACAGGGTTACTAAAACCCGGTTTATCTGACTACAGTTTTAATTTAGGTTTACGGCGATTTAAACTAGACTCTGATAATTTTAATTATGGTTCTCCGGCTTTTCTCGGTCGCTATCGTCAGGGTATCACCAACTCCCTGACCCTGGGCGGGCGCTTGGAGGTTGCTAGTAATTTAATTAGTGGTGGTTCTACTCTAACCACTAGCCTACCCTTTGGGGCTTTAGGACTATCCCTAGCCGTCAGTAGTGAATCAGGAATACCGGGGGCTGCGGCTGCCCTCACTTATAGCTATTCTGGTCGTAATATCGGTTTTGGTGGTTCGGTGCGGCTGTTGAGTGACCGATATGCTAATTTAAGTTTGACAGCATTAGATGACAGAGCCAAGTTAGAAAATAATGCTTTTATTTCTATATCTCCTACCCGTAATTTAAGCTTAGGTTTGCAGTATGCGTCCTCTGACTTCCGTGATAAAGGACACAGTAACCGCCTGGCTCTCACCAGTAGTTTGCGTCTCAATTCCAGTGCAGATTTATCTATCAATCTCACCCGGTCTAACCAACCTACACAACCAACTACAAATGAACTATTTATCGGTTTCAATTATACTTTAGGTAATGCTAGAGCTAGTATTAATCGGCAAAATACCAATGGTAAAACTGCAATTAACTCAACTGTATCCGTACAGAAATCTCCACCGGCTGGTAATGGCTTGGGCTACCGTCTTCAGGTTAACCCCAACGGGGAAAAAATTCCCGGCAATGGTAGTATTCAGTATCGCGCTCCCTTTGGCGTTTATGAGTTAAACCTCAACCGCAATAATGGTAAAAATAGTGGTTCTGTTAATGTTTCTGGTAGTATTATCGGCATAGGAAATAGTGTTTTTCTTGCTCCTCCCGTTACCCAAAGCTTTGCACTCATACAAGTTCCAGGGGTAAGGGGTGTGCGTGGTTACAGTAATAATCAGGAAGTTGGACGCACTGATTCTCGCGGTAATTTAATAGTTACTAATCTGCGCCCTTATAATGGGAATAATTTGAAAATCCAAGATGAGGATATTCCTTTAAACTACAAAATTGATGCTAATGAAAAAGTAATTACCCCACCTTTTCGAGGTGGGGCAGTTGTGCGTTTTCCTGTGCAACTAATTCAGAGTCTTGTCGGTACTTTGTCGGTAGAAACATCAGGAAAAACCGTAATTCCTTCCTATGGTCAATTAAATATAACTGTGAATAATCAAATTATTAACTCACCTATTGGTAAGGAAGGAGATTTTTATTTAGACAGTGTTGCTCCGGGAAAATATCCAGCTAATGTGGACTATGAAGGCGGTATTTGTAATTTTGAGCTAACTATTCCCCAGTCTCAGGAACAAATGGTTAATTTAGGTAATTTAAAGTGTACTATTCCTTAG
- a CDS encoding Csu type fimbrial protein — MKVRPSLLTVLLLMASSAAPAMAGSANANLNVSASVVPSITITPPVDPVPIPVENITNPSTPAMVTLPIAITLPSGITGKITLGQGQNASTGSTDTNPVRRMTDGDGNYLLYELYQDESRTIIWGNTDNTALSLTGTGSASNVNLYIKIPAGQNVPAGNYQDTMQLRATL, encoded by the coding sequence ATGAAAGTGCGCCCTTCTCTATTAACTGTTTTGCTACTTATGGCTAGTTCCGCTGCTCCCGCAATGGCAGGTAGTGCAAATGCTAATTTGAATGTTTCTGCTTCCGTAGTTCCTAGTATCACGATTACCCCACCTGTTGATCCTGTGCCAATACCAGTTGAGAACATAACTAATCCGTCTACTCCGGCAATGGTAACATTACCAATCGCTATCACTTTACCGAGTGGTATTACTGGGAAAATTACCCTGGGACAAGGACAAAATGCCTCTACTGGCTCCACAGACACTAACCCCGTGCGCCGCATGACTGATGGTGACGGAAATTATCTATTGTATGAATTATATCAAGATGAATCTAGGACAATAATTTGGGGGAACACCGATAACACTGCTTTGTCATTGACTGGTACGGGTTCAGCCAGTAATGTCAATCTTTATATTAAGATTCCGGCGGGGCAAAATGTGCCGGCGGGAAATTACCAGGACACGATGCAACTGAGAGCGACTTTGTAA